AACTTCCACGTCGAAGATGTCCTGCAGCAGGTTGGAGAAGGTCAGCGCGGACAGCGAGTCGCCGCCCAGCTCCAGGAACTGGGCATCCGGTCCCGGCGGGCCGCCGGCCAAGCCCAGTAACGCCTCGGCGGCGCGCGTCAGGGTTTCTATCACCGGCCGGTCGGCCGCACCCTCGCGCAGGGCGCGCAGTTCGGCCGTCCGGGTGGCCGCGAGTTCGGCGTAGAGCTCCTCGAGCCGCTCGCCGTAGCGCTCCTTGAGCTTGGGTCGCAGCAGCTTTCCGACCCCCGACAGCAGGCCGTTGTCTTCACTGAACGGCTCGGTCTCGACCAGAAAGTCCGCGGGTACTTCATAGGACTGCAGCTCGGCGAGTTTGGCGGTGCGGCGCAGGGATTCGCTCAATGCGGTCTTGAGGCCGTCGGGGTCGCCGGCGAACCGTTCCTGGGCGTCGGCAGTCGGGACCACGACGCCCAACAGGTAAGGCCGTTCGCTGTTGCCGTAAACGAAGATCTGCCGAACCAGGGCGGCGCCGCTGAAAACAGCTTCCAGGCGCGCCACCGCGACGAATTCACCTTGCGCCAGCTTCAGTACATTGTTGCGCCGGTCGACATAGACAAGACGGTCCGGGCCAACCTCGGCCATCACGTCGCCGGTGCGGTAGTAGCCGTCGGGGTCGAACGCATTCGCCGTCACGTCGGGCCGTTTGAAGTATCCGCCGAATGCGGTCAGCGATTTGATCAGCAGCTCGCCGCGCGGATGGGGCTTATCGGTGTGGAAGTAACCCAATTCGGGAACGTCGATCAGTTTGTAGTCGAGTACCGGCGGCCGGGTGACCACACCGTCCTTGAACACCATCCCCACCTCGGTCAGGCCGTAGCCGTCGAGCACATGCACGTCCAAACAGGACTCGATGAAGTCCTTCATCTCAGCGGCCAGCGGTGCGGTGGTGGAGAAGCTGGTGATCACTCGTCCGCCCAGAACCTGTTCGCGCAGTTCGGCTTTCGCCTGCGCATCGGCGGCCTCGGGTGCGGCGCCCGCACCGATCAGCCGTTCCACCGCGCTTTGGTAGCGCTGGTACAACATCTCGACCACCCGAGGCACCATGCCCATCTCGGTGGGGCGCACCAGATTCCAGTCGTCGAACAACGTGGACAGGTCGCTCTCCGGTACGAAGTAGCTGGTGCCTCCCGCTTGGAACGCCGACGACAGCGGTATCCGGCCGCCCACGTGGTTGAGCGGCATGAAGTTGACATTGAACACCGGTATGTCCGCGAAGTCTGGATAGAGCTCGTTGGTCCACAGCTTCAACACCATGCGTTCGGTGTACATGGCGCCTTTGGGCAGCCCGGTGCTTCCCGACGTGTACATGATCATCGCCAGCCGCTCATCGGTCTCGCCGGTGTACATCGGCTCGGGTGGCAACGCGCGGCCGCGCTCGACCAATTCATCGAAGGTCTCGATGGTCACCGGCATGCCGGCGTCTGCCAGCTTGTCCTGTGCGCGCTGCAGGTTCTCCCGCTGGTCGTCGATCTGCGGCTGGTAGTCGAAGACGACCAGGCGCCGCAACGACGAACTACCGAGCACCGCGTCGACGGCAAGGTCGAGATACCCCGCCCCGGTGGCCAGTATTTGCGGTTCGATTTCGGCGACGATCGGCTGTAACCGCGACGCCGTGGCGTTGTGTTGCAGAGGCACCGCCACCAGACCGAGGTAGCCGGTCACCAGATCGAGCGTCAGATACTCCGGGCTGGCGAAACCGAGGGTGGCGACAACGTCACCCGGCGTCACCGAGGTGGCCCCGTCGTGGCGCCACGCCGAGGCGACCGCTCGCACGTTGGCCCACAGATCGCGGTAGCTGATGGTGTCGAATCGGTGCAGCAGCCGGGGGGTGGTGCGCCCGGTCGCCGGATCGGTCGTCAACTCGCGCGCCCGCCATCCCAGGGCAGGGCGGTCCGCGTAGCCCTCGGCGAACAACTCCAGGATCTGCGGCAGGCGAAGGCCCGGCTGGCGCGCCGCCGCCTGCAACGCGAGATCCGGCGTGGCGTTTCGGTACTGCTCGTCGGTCGTCTCCAACCGGAGGATGCGCTCGGCGACTTGTTCTCGCGCCGTGCCCTGCGGACCGGTAACGGTGCCGTTCCCGCGTTTCGCATCGGTAGTCATGTCCGCCCTCTCGTTCGCACCGCCCTCTAGCGCAAACCACCGGCCCGCTACGAGTCTTCCACCGGTCGAGTGTGACCGTCCCCACACGCGTGCCGGGGTGCGTGCCCGCGCGGCGTCACGGCCGCGTCAGAGATTTGCTGGTGCCGGTTTACCCGGGGCCGCTGCTACGCGACGACCTGGATAGGGTCGCCGACGTTGACGTTGTTGAAGTACCAGGCGGCGTTGTCCGGGCTCAGGTTGATGCAGCCGTGGCTGACGTTGGAGTGGCCCTGGGAGTCGACCGACCACGGCGCCGAGTGCACGTACACGCCGCTCCAGGTGACGCGGACCGCGTACTGAGCGGTGATCTTGTATCCCTCGGGGGAGCTCAGCGGGATACCGATCGTCCGCGAGTCCATGACCACGCTGCGCTGCTTCTCGAGGGCGGTGAAGTTGCCGACCGGCGTCGGCCGGCTGGGCTTGCCCATCGAGGCGGGCATCGTGCGCAGTAGTTCCCCGTCCCTGGTGACCGTGAAGGTGTGGCCGGAGATGCTGGCTACACCGAGGAACGCGTCGCCGGTGTCGAAGCCCGTCGTCAGCTCTTGCACGCCCACCGAAACGTGGCTGTGCGCAGGCCAGTACTGGTTCGGAACCCATTGGACGACATTGTTCTCGGGCCACTCGAAGTGTCCGGCGATGTTGCTCGGCGAGGCGACGTGGATGGACCGTTCGACCGCGGCACGGTCTAACACCGGCGCGCTGAATCTCACGATGACCGGGTGCGCAACCCCTACCACCGCGCCATCGGCCGGCAAAATCGAGGCAACTGCGGGGACTGGTTCGGGTAGCGGGACCGAGGCGAGGGCGCGGGAGCCGGATCCCACCACGCCCAGGCCCGTGATCGCGACCATAACAAATAGATAACGAACCCCACGACGCATGGCGTCCACCCTCCGACATGGTGCGATCAGCACGACGATATTCTACTGGCTGTCTGACTATTACGGCTTTTAGCAAACAATGACACTCCCGCCCGTCTCCACGATAACGATCCGATCACCGGTTGGGTTCGATCCCGGCACGGGCGACCTGCGGCGAGGGGGCGGGCATGGCGCCAGCGGATCACTACATTCGTCCACACGCGGGCTCGGCGGCGTTGGTGTTGATCGATATGCAGCGCGACTTCCTCGATCTTGGAGACGCCCCGATGCCGGTTTCGGGCACCGGCGCGCTAATACCGGCAATTGCCAAGCTGGCGAGAGCCTTCCGGGAGCGCGGGTTGCCGATCGTCCATGCGGTGCGGCTTTACCGGGCGGATGGGTCGAACGTCGATCTGGTTCGGCGGCAATCCGTCGAACGGGGAGCGCGAATTGCGTTGCCGGGCAGCTGCGGTTCGCAGATCGCCGCGGAGCTGTTGCCCAAAGCCGTTGAGCTGGACCATGAATTGCTGTTGAGTGGCGACTGGCAGCAAGTGGGGACCGCCGAGCACGTGATGTACAAGCCGAGATGGGGTGCCTTCTACGGCACCACCCTCGAGCGACGGTTGCGTGAAAGCGGCAGCGATACAGTGGTCTTCGCGGGTTGCAACTTCCCGAACTGTCCCAGGGCGTCGATCTACGAGGCCTCTGAGCGCGACTTCCGCATTGTGCTCGTGTCCGATGCGATGTCGGGTGTCTACGAACGCGGAGTCGACGAATGCCGAGCCATCGGTGTTGCGGTCAACGACGTGTCGGAGACGCTGCATTGGCTGGCGGGCTAGCGAGGCGTTAACCTCAGCGGAACCAGTGCCCGGACAGCGAGGAGGTGCGGGTGCTCTTCCGTCAACTGGAGTACTTCGTCGCGGTAGCCCAGGAGCGCCACTTCGCCCGGGCCGCCGAAAAGTGTTACGTGTCGCAGCCGGCGTTGTCCGCGGCGATCGCCAAGCTGGAACGCGAGCTCAACGTCACGCTGATCAACCGCGGACACAGCTTCGAGGGCCTCACCCCCGAAGGCGAGCGACTAGTCGTGTGGGCCAAGCGGATTCTGGCCGAGCATGATGCGTTCAAGGCCGAGGTGCACGCCGTGCGGTCGGGGATCACCGGAACACTTCGGCTGGGCACCGTGCCGACGGCATCGACAACGGCATCGCTGGTGCTGTCGGCCTTCTGTTCGGCACATCCGTTGGCCAAGGTGCAAATCCACTCCCGGTTAGCGGCCACGGAACTGTACCGGCGCTTGCGCGAATTCGAGTTAGATGCCGCGATCGTGCACGCGTCACCCGATGAGGCCCACGATGTGGACCTGGTACCGCTGTATGCGGAGCGTTACGTGCTGCTGTCGGCGGCCGACATGTTGCCGTCCGGCGCATCGACGTTGCGGTGGCCGGATGCCGCGCAGTTGCCGCTGGCATTGCTCACCGCTGACATGCGAGACCGCCAAATCATCGACGAAGCCTTCGAGCGCCACGGCATCGCGGTCACCCCTCAGGTCGAGACCGACTCTGTAGCTTCGCTACTCGCGCAGGTCGCCGCAGGCAACTGGGCATGCATCGTTCCGCACACCTGGCTGTGGACGTCGCAGCTGGGCGCAGAGATCCGTGCCGTCGAAATGGTGGATCCGGTCGTGAAAGCCGAGATCGCACTGGCCACCAACGCCGCCGGCCCCGGATCGCCGGTTGCTCGCGCGCTCGTCGCGTCCGCGCAAGCGCTTTCACTCGACGAATTCTTCAATGCCCAACTGCTGGGAGTCACGCACCGGCGCTGACCGCGGACTCCCGGGTGGCCGCGCTGGTCGGATTCAGACTGGCCAGATGTCCGCTCTCCACCCCGGCCGCCGGGTCGAGTGCGCAGTCGATGATCGACGGCCCGTTCGCCGCGAGTGCCTCGGTCAGCGCCGACTCCAGTTCTGCGGGGGTGTCGACGTGATATCCCTTGCCGCCGAAAGCTTCTGCGAGCAGATCATGCCGTGCCCCGGCGTTGAGTACGGTGGGGGCCGGGCTGCCGCCGGTGGGCTTCTCGTCGCCGCGGTAGACGCCGCCGTTGTTGAGGATGACGACCGTCACCGGCAGTCGGTAACGGCAGATGGTCTCGATCTCCATGCCGCTGAACCCGAATGCGCTGTCGCCCTCAATGGCGACGACCGGTCGGCCCATCTCGACGGCGGCGGCGATCGCGAAGCCCATGCCGATCCCCATCACGCCCCAGGTTCCGGTGTCGAGGCGGTGCCGCGGCAGTTCCATGTCGATGACGTTGCGGGCCAGGTCCAGCGCATTAGCTCCTTCGTTGACCACGTAGACATCTGGATTCGCTTGCAGCACTGACTGAATGGCGCCCAGTGCGTTGTAAAAGCGCATTGGGTACGGATTTTCGGCGAGGCGCTTGCTCATCTTGGCGTCGTTGCGCGCTCTGCGATCGGCCAGCTCGTCTGTCCAGTCCGTGGGCACGGTGATAGGACGAACGGCCAGGCCATCACGTAGCGCGGAGATCACCGACCCTATGTCGCCGGCCAGCGGCGCGGCGATCGGCTGGTTGCTGTCGAACTCCGACGCCGCGATATCGACCTGCACGAACTTGGCGTCCGCGGACCATTGCGGTGATTCGCCGTGGCCGAGTAGCCAATTCAGCCGAGCGCCGACCAGCAGCACCACATCGGCCCGGGCGATGGCCAGTGACCGGGCGGCAGCTGCGGACTGCCGATGCGAGTCCGGCAGCAATCCCTTGGCCATCGACATCGGCAGGAACGGAATTCCGGTGGATTCGACGAAATCCCGAATCACGGCGTCGGCCTGGGCATACGCGGCGCCCTTGCCGAGAACGATCAGTGGCCGGCGTGCCCGGGTGAGCACGTCCAGCGCACGATCGACCGCCTCTGGTGCCGGCAGCTGGCGGGGGGCGGGATCGACGACCCGCCAGACGCTCTCGGCTCCGGCCGCGGCATCCATGGCCTGGCCCAGCACCACTCCCGGGATGTCGAGGTAAACGCCGCCCGGCCGGCCGGAAGCAGCGGTGCGGATCGCGCGTGCGACGGCGCGTCCGATGTCCTCGACCCGGTCGACGCGGTAGGCCGCCTTCACGAACGGCCGCGCGGCGTTGAGCTGATCCAGGTCCTGGTAATCGCCGCGCTGTAAATCGACCAGCGCTCGATTGCTGGATCCGGAGATCTGGATCATCGGGAAGCAGTTCGTGGTGGCGTTGGCCAGTGCGGGCAGCCCGTTGAGAAATCCGGGTCCGGATGTCGTCAGGCACACGCCGGGTCGGCGGGTGAGAAACCCTGCGGCAGCGGCGGCATTGCCGGCGGAAGTCTCCTGCCG
The DNA window shown above is from Mycobacterium sp. Aquia_216 and carries:
- the oxc gene encoding oxalyl-CoA decarboxylase — translated: MTAPSATSAESAAGSENAPLTDGFHLVVDALAANDIDTIYGIVGIPITDLARVAQASGMRYIGFRQETSAGNAAAAAGFLTRRPGVCLTTSGPGFLNGLPALANATTNCFPMIQISGSSNRALVDLQRGDYQDLDQLNAARPFVKAAYRVDRVEDIGRAVARAIRTAASGRPGGVYLDIPGVVLGQAMDAAAGAESVWRVVDPAPRQLPAPEAVDRALDVLTRARRPLIVLGKGAAYAQADAVIRDFVESTGIPFLPMSMAKGLLPDSHRQSAAAARSLAIARADVVLLVGARLNWLLGHGESPQWSADAKFVQVDIAASEFDSNQPIAAPLAGDIGSVISALRDGLAVRPITVPTDWTDELADRRARNDAKMSKRLAENPYPMRFYNALGAIQSVLQANPDVYVVNEGANALDLARNVIDMELPRHRLDTGTWGVMGIGMGFAIAAAVEMGRPVVAIEGDSAFGFSGMEIETICRYRLPVTVVILNNGGVYRGDEKPTGGSPAPTVLNAGARHDLLAEAFGGKGYHVDTPAELESALTEALAANGPSIIDCALDPAAGVESGHLASLNPTSAATRESAVSAGA
- a CDS encoding LysR family transcriptional regulator, which translates into the protein MLFRQLEYFVAVAQERHFARAAEKCYVSQPALSAAIAKLERELNVTLINRGHSFEGLTPEGERLVVWAKRILAEHDAFKAEVHAVRSGITGTLRLGTVPTASTTASLVLSAFCSAHPLAKVQIHSRLAATELYRRLREFELDAAIVHASPDEAHDVDLVPLYAERYVLLSAADMLPSGASTLRWPDAAQLPLALLTADMRDRQIIDEAFERHGIAVTPQVETDSVASLLAQVAAGNWACIVPHTWLWTSQLGAEIRAVEMVDPVVKAEIALATNAAGPGSPVARALVASAQALSLDEFFNAQLLGVTHRR
- the car gene encoding carboxylic acid reductase — protein: MTTDAKRGNGTVTGPQGTAREQVAERILRLETTDEQYRNATPDLALQAAARQPGLRLPQILELFAEGYADRPALGWRARELTTDPATGRTTPRLLHRFDTISYRDLWANVRAVASAWRHDGATSVTPGDVVATLGFASPEYLTLDLVTGYLGLVAVPLQHNATASRLQPIVAEIEPQILATGAGYLDLAVDAVLGSSSLRRLVVFDYQPQIDDQRENLQRAQDKLADAGMPVTIETFDELVERGRALPPEPMYTGETDERLAMIMYTSGSTGLPKGAMYTERMVLKLWTNELYPDFADIPVFNVNFMPLNHVGGRIPLSSAFQAGGTSYFVPESDLSTLFDDWNLVRPTEMGMVPRVVEMLYQRYQSAVERLIGAGAAPEAADAQAKAELREQVLGGRVITSFSTTAPLAAEMKDFIESCLDVHVLDGYGLTEVGMVFKDGVVTRPPVLDYKLIDVPELGYFHTDKPHPRGELLIKSLTAFGGYFKRPDVTANAFDPDGYYRTGDVMAEVGPDRLVYVDRRNNVLKLAQGEFVAVARLEAVFSGAALVRQIFVYGNSERPYLLGVVVPTADAQERFAGDPDGLKTALSESLRRTAKLAELQSYEVPADFLVETEPFSEDNGLLSGVGKLLRPKLKERYGERLEELYAELAATRTAELRALREGAADRPVIETLTRAAEALLGLAGGPPGPDAQFLELGGDSLSALTFSNLLQDIFDVEVPVGQIISPASDLCQLAEYVESERESGSKRPTFSTVHGRGVTEVRASELTLDKFIDAETLAAAAKLPRSTGAPHTVLLTGANGYLGRFLTLEWLERLAERGGKLITIIRGTDTAAATRRLEAVYDSGDPQLSERFQTLAADHLEVIVGDIGEPNLGLDQATWERLAQTVDMIVHPAALVNHVLPYDQLFGPNVVGTAELIRLAITARITPITYLSTVSVAMSVDPAKFLEDGDIRTVSPVRPLDDSYANGYGNSKWGGEVLLREAHDLCGLPVAVFRSDLILAHSQYAGQLNVPDMFTRLIFSLLVTGIAPFSFYQTDTQGHRAVAHFDGLPADFVAEAVTTLGEQTATATEDSDSYRSFDVMNPHDDGISLDVFVDWLTAAGHDIRRIDDYDEWLQRFETAIRALPDKQRQLSVLPLLDAYRKPEQPLRGAPAPTDVFRTAVRAAKIGADKDIPHLSAQLIEKYVADLRLLGLVG
- a CDS encoding L,D-transpeptidase, which translates into the protein MRRGVRYLFVMVAITGLGVVGSGSRALASVPLPEPVPAVASILPADGAVVGVAHPVIVRFSAPVLDRAAVERSIHVASPSNIAGHFEWPENNVVQWVPNQYWPAHSHVSVGVQELTTGFDTGDAFLGVASISGHTFTVTRDGELLRTMPASMGKPSRPTPVGNFTALEKQRSVVMDSRTIGIPLSSPEGYKITAQYAVRVTWSGVYVHSAPWSVDSQGHSNVSHGCINLSPDNAAWYFNNVNVGDPIQVVA
- a CDS encoding cysteine hydrolase family protein, with the protein product MAPADHYIRPHAGSAALVLIDMQRDFLDLGDAPMPVSGTGALIPAIAKLARAFRERGLPIVHAVRLYRADGSNVDLVRRQSVERGARIALPGSCGSQIAAELLPKAVELDHELLLSGDWQQVGTAEHVMYKPRWGAFYGTTLERRLRESGSDTVVFAGCNFPNCPRASIYEASERDFRIVLVSDAMSGVYERGVDECRAIGVAVNDVSETLHWLAG